The Chryseobacterium sp. 52 genome includes a region encoding these proteins:
- a CDS encoding acyl-CoA reductase translates to MNIENQVLGLIKLSDYIKEFLAKDQKDYNDHDTEFELLLKRAEIENPWFTIDNQKFALKQWTELLTEENISNWLKAYSVSKSSKRVGLILAGNIPLVGFHDVIAVLLSGHIPLIKLSSKDKKMVPYLLKKWNEFSGGAVQFELVERLENFDAVIATGSNNTARYLEYYFKNQLSIIRKNRTSAAVLKGDETPEELQLLAEDIFRYFGLGCRNVTRVFIPEDFVIDRLFESFVGFQDIINHHKYANNYDYNRAIYLLNQDKFWDNNFVMMKEDDKLFSPLSVINFSRYSSLEEVKSFIAENEENIQCIVAKDELGLDSIPFGEAQHPALDTYADNVDTMKFLEVV, encoded by the coding sequence ATGAATATCGAAAATCAAGTTTTAGGACTTATTAAGTTAAGTGACTATATAAAAGAGTTTTTAGCAAAGGATCAGAAGGATTATAATGATCATGATACTGAATTTGAATTATTGCTGAAAAGAGCTGAAATAGAAAATCCGTGGTTTACCATTGATAATCAGAAATTTGCTCTGAAACAATGGACAGAACTGCTTACAGAAGAAAATATAAGCAACTGGCTTAAAGCATATTCTGTTTCTAAAAGCTCAAAAAGAGTAGGGCTTATTCTGGCCGGAAATATTCCTCTGGTAGGATTTCATGATGTGATCGCTGTTCTTTTAAGCGGACATATTCCTTTAATCAAGTTATCCTCAAAGGATAAAAAGATGGTTCCGTACCTGTTGAAAAAATGGAACGAGTTTTCCGGAGGTGCTGTTCAGTTTGAATTAGTAGAAAGACTGGAGAATTTTGATGCCGTGATTGCCACAGGAAGCAATAATACAGCGAGATACCTTGAATATTATTTTAAAAACCAGTTAAGTATCATCAGAAAGAACAGGACTTCTGCAGCCGTTTTGAAAGGGGATGAAACTCCGGAAGAACTTCAGCTTCTGGCAGAAGATATTTTCAGGTATTTCGGGCTTGGATGCAGAAATGTGACGAGAGTTTTTATTCCTGAGGATTTTGTTATCGACAGGCTGTTTGAGAGCTTTGTAGGCTTCCAGGATATTATTAATCATCATAAATATGCTAATAATTATGATTACAACAGAGCAATATATCTTCTGAATCAGGATAAATTCTGGGACAATAATTTTGTGATGATGAAAGAGGATGATAAACTTTTCAGTCCGCTTTCCGTGATCAATTTCAGCAGATACTCATCGTTGGAAGAAGTTAAAAGCTTTATCGCTGAAAATGAGGAGAATATCCAGTGTATTGTGGCTAAGGATGAGCTTGGACTGGACTCTATTCCTTTCGGAGAGGCACAGCATCCTGCTTTGGATACCTATGCAGATAATGTGGATACGATGAAATTTTTGGAAGTGGTCTGA
- a CDS encoding peptidylprolyl isomerase yields the protein MKKIFLGLTVFAAQLMFAQKVTGVKVEKVQKEVPAQLSKEKINLYNDNFLKFVTALKSSDRAGIDALLSDKVKEIVTDNVLQKVKEGFDINKKLEILKTGYHKVMDGSSYPSINYKYAGDSSSKEVIMAVFEEDGKILGVMPAKKDK from the coding sequence ATGAAAAAAATATTTTTAGGACTTACAGTTTTTGCCGCACAGCTGATGTTTGCTCAGAAAGTGACCGGAGTGAAGGTTGAAAAAGTTCAGAAAGAAGTTCCTGCGCAACTGAGCAAAGAGAAGATCAATCTGTATAATGACAACTTTCTTAAGTTTGTTACAGCACTTAAATCTTCGGATCGTGCAGGTATTGATGCGCTTCTTTCCGATAAGGTAAAAGAAATTGTCACCGATAACGTACTGCAAAAAGTGAAAGAGGGTTTTGATATTAATAAAAAACTGGAAATTTTAAAAACCGGGTATCATAAAGTGATGGACGGTTCCAGCTATCCGAGTATCAATTACAAATATGCAGGAGATTCTTCTTCGAAAGAGGTGATTATGGCTGTATTTGAAGAAGATGGAAAAATTCTTGGGGTGATGCCGGCGAAAAAAGATAAATAA
- a CDS encoding DUF1015 domain-containing protein — MPVFKPFRGIRPHKDFESTFPTHPLDNFTQEEIAEKAQVENTYINMIKPYVVSKSKDIDRNLRKIRSTFEELLDEKKLVQDSSAYYLYEQIYPNKQIFRGLLGLASIEDFWNGKIKRHESTIPQKKEKLAHYLEKVSLQAEPVLLTYPSNSKIELLMNHEEKNVPIFNHIDSIGIRHKIWRIDNRLKLQQFKEVIDQIDSFYIADGHHRIGSTALNAKYHKEKNKRHNGTEAYNFVYSFIVSNQSIKIHDYNRILTDLNGLSSEEFLKELDQYFLIHEKGEASYFPSQKFHISMYLDGKFYSLHVKHDLRSTEMSLDNLDHHLLDKYIFKNILKIENSDSSEKISYAKGTSNIQGINFLKEKIDNGEGKVGFGIYPVSFNDMIKISDLKLSMPPKCTFIEPKLVTALLMYDMKP; from the coding sequence ATGCCTGTTTTTAAACCTTTCCGTGGAATTAGACCTCATAAAGACTTTGAGAGCACTTTCCCTACACATCCCCTGGATAACTTTACCCAGGAAGAGATTGCAGAGAAAGCTCAAGTAGAAAATACTTACATCAACATGATTAAACCCTACGTTGTAAGTAAATCTAAAGATATTGACCGGAATTTAAGGAAGATCCGTTCAACGTTTGAAGAACTTCTGGATGAAAAAAAACTGGTCCAGGACAGTTCGGCATACTATCTTTATGAGCAAATCTACCCCAATAAACAGATTTTCAGAGGCTTGCTGGGACTGGCGAGTATTGAAGATTTCTGGAACGGAAAGATCAAAAGACATGAAAGTACCATTCCGCAGAAAAAGGAAAAACTGGCTCATTATCTGGAAAAAGTAAGCTTGCAGGCTGAACCTGTGCTTCTTACCTATCCTTCCAATTCTAAGATTGAGCTTCTGATGAATCATGAGGAAAAGAATGTTCCTATTTTCAATCATATTGATTCTATCGGGATCAGACATAAGATCTGGAGAATAGACAACCGACTGAAACTTCAGCAGTTCAAAGAAGTGATTGACCAGATTGACTCTTTCTACATCGCGGATGGTCACCACAGAATCGGATCTACCGCTCTGAATGCTAAATACCATAAAGAGAAAAATAAGAGACATAACGGTACTGAAGCCTATAACTTTGTGTACAGTTTTATCGTTTCCAACCAATCCATCAAGATTCATGATTACAACAGGATCTTAACGGATCTTAACGGACTTTCAAGCGAAGAGTTTTTAAAAGAACTGGATCAGTATTTCCTGATTCACGAAAAAGGTGAAGCTTCCTATTTCCCTTCACAGAAATTTCATATTTCTATGTATCTGGATGGTAAGTTCTACTCCCTTCACGTAAAACATGATCTCCGCTCAACAGAAATGTCACTGGATAATCTTGATCACCATCTTTTAGACAAATATATTTTCAAAAATATCCTGAAAATAGAAAATTCAGACAGTTCTGAAAAAATTTCTTACGCAAAAGGAACGTCTAACATTCAGGGAATTAACTTTTTAAAGGAGAAAATAGACAATGGCGAAGGAAAAGTAGGCTTCGGAATTTATCCTGTGAGTTTTAATGATATGATTAAAATTTCAGATCTGAAACTGAGTATGCCTCCAAAATGTACGTTCATAGAGCCAAAATTGGTTACAGCACTGTTAATGTACGATATGAAACCTTAA
- a CDS encoding 4Fe-4S binding protein, producing MAIKITDECINCGACEPECPNNAIYEGAVDWKASEGTTLAGTVTMPSGLTVDADSPQEPVSDDVYFIVTDKCTECKGFHEEPQCAAVCPVDCCVPDEDHVESDEALLNKKAFLHGE from the coding sequence ATGGCTATTAAAATAACTGATGAATGCATTAATTGCGGAGCCTGTGAACCGGAATGCCCAAATAATGCAATATATGAAGGGGCCGTAGATTGGAAAGCTTCCGAAGGTACCACTCTAGCCGGTACTGTGACCATGCCGTCAGGACTTACTGTAGATGCAGATTCGCCACAGGAACCTGTAAGTGATGATGTATATTTCATTGTAACCGACAAATGTACTGAATGTAAAGGATTCCATGAAGAACCTCAGTGCGCAGCTGTTTGCCCGGTAGACTGTTGTGTTCCTGATGAAGACCACGTAGAATCTGATGAAGCGCTGCTTAACAAAAAAGCGTTTTTACACGGTGAATAA
- a CDS encoding D-2-hydroxyacid dehydrogenase, which translates to MKVLANDGISKTGELALKEAGFEVLPNRVAQDHVINFINDNNVDILLVRSATKVKQDIIDACPGLKIIGRGGIGMDNIDVDYAKSKGIKVINTPTASSKSVAELVFGHFFALARFLHESNRLMPLEGDTHFDAMKKSFSKAYELSGKTLGVIGFGSIGQEVVKIGIALGMKIKVLTKNPKTKVLTLDFFDGQSLNFEITSTNDMDAFLKDTDFISINTPKTNEYIIDTPQFEKMKDGVYIVNTARGGVINEVTLIDFIESEKVAGAALDVFESEPSPELPLLMNPALSLSPHVGGNTVDAQEKIGAELAEQIIKLQKETIR; encoded by the coding sequence ATGAAAGTTTTAGCAAACGACGGAATCTCGAAAACAGGAGAACTGGCACTTAAAGAAGCAGGATTTGAAGTTCTGCCCAACAGAGTGGCTCAGGATCACGTTATCAATTTCATTAATGATAATAACGTGGATATTCTTTTGGTAAGAAGCGCGACGAAAGTAAAACAAGACATAATCGATGCATGCCCAGGCCTGAAGATCATCGGACGCGGAGGCATCGGAATGGACAATATTGACGTAGATTATGCTAAAAGCAAAGGCATAAAAGTGATCAATACTCCTACAGCATCTTCAAAATCAGTCGCTGAGCTTGTCTTCGGACATTTTTTTGCACTGGCCAGATTTCTTCATGAATCGAACCGACTGATGCCGCTGGAAGGAGATACTCACTTCGATGCCATGAAAAAGTCATTCAGTAAAGCGTATGAGCTTTCCGGAAAAACGCTCGGCGTTATTGGCTTTGGAAGTATCGGACAGGAAGTTGTGAAAATAGGAATAGCATTAGGAATGAAAATCAAAGTACTGACAAAAAATCCAAAGACAAAAGTTCTTACCCTGGACTTTTTCGATGGGCAGAGTCTGAATTTTGAAATCACTTCCACCAACGACATGGATGCTTTTCTTAAAGACACGGATTTCATCAGTATCAATACTCCGAAAACGAACGAATATATTATAGACACGCCTCAATTTGAAAAAATGAAAGACGGAGTCTACATCGTGAATACTGCAAGAGGCGGTGTCATCAATGAAGTAACCTTGATTGATTTCATCGAATCTGAAAAGGTAGCGGGAGCTGCACTGGACGTGTTTGAAAGCGAACCTAGTCCGGAACTTCCTTTACTGATGAACCCTGCGTTATCTCTTTCTCCTCATGTGGGTGGAAATACAGTAGATGCCCAGGAAAAAATCGGCGCAGAACTTGCAGAACAAATTATTAAGCTACAAAAAGAAACCATAAGATAA
- the serC gene encoding 3-phosphoserine/phosphohydroxythreonine transaminase, with amino-acid sequence MSKKHNFSAGPCILPQEVFEKSAEAILDFNGIGLSLLEISHRSKDFVAVMDEARAIVKRLMNLGDDYEVLYLGGGASLQFAMVPYNLMKVGGKAAYLDTGTWAAGAVKEAKKLGTVDVVGSSKEENYSFIPKDYTVGSEYDYFHCTSNNTIYGTQMKSFPDVDTLMVCDMSSDIFSRQLDFSKFDLIYAGAQKNMGPAGVTLVVIKKEILGKTGRENMLSILDYSQHISKESMYNTPPVFPVYASLLTLQYLEKNGGIAAAEERNEAKAKLLYDEIDSNPLFESFCVKEDRSLMNVSFKLTDESKKEEFDNAWKAAGISGLNGHRSLGGYRASLYNALPIESVQVLVDVMKSIK; translated from the coding sequence ATGAGCAAAAAGCACAACTTCAGCGCAGGGCCATGCATATTACCTCAGGAGGTATTCGAAAAATCAGCAGAAGCGATTTTAGATTTTAACGGTATTGGATTGTCTCTTCTTGAAATTTCGCACAGAAGCAAGGATTTCGTTGCCGTCATGGACGAAGCGCGTGCCATTGTAAAAAGACTGATGAACCTGGGTGATGATTATGAAGTACTTTATTTAGGAGGCGGTGCAAGCCTGCAGTTTGCGATGGTTCCTTACAACCTTATGAAAGTAGGCGGTAAAGCGGCTTACCTTGATACAGGAACATGGGCGGCAGGAGCTGTAAAAGAAGCAAAAAAATTAGGAACGGTAGATGTGGTAGGTTCTTCCAAAGAAGAAAACTATTCTTTTATCCCTAAAGATTATACCGTAGGTTCAGAATATGATTATTTCCACTGTACTTCAAACAATACGATCTATGGGACGCAGATGAAATCTTTCCCGGATGTAGATACTTTGATGGTTTGTGATATGAGTTCTGATATTTTCTCAAGACAGCTGGATTTTTCTAAATTTGACCTGATCTATGCCGGAGCTCAAAAAAACATGGGACCTGCCGGGGTTACTTTAGTGGTGATCAAAAAAGAGATTCTTGGAAAAACAGGAAGAGAAAACATGCTTTCAATATTGGATTATTCTCAGCATATTTCAAAAGAATCGATGTACAATACGCCTCCGGTTTTCCCTGTTTATGCTTCCCTTCTTACTTTACAGTATCTTGAGAAGAATGGAGGAATTGCTGCAGCAGAAGAAAGAAATGAGGCTAAAGCAAAACTTTTATATGATGAAATTGACAGCAATCCTCTTTTTGAATCATTCTGTGTAAAAGAAGACCGTTCTTTGATGAATGTTTCTTTTAAATTGACAGACGAAAGCAAAAAAGAAGAATTTGACAATGCATGGAAGGCTGCCGGTATCAGCGGACTGAACGGGCACAGAAGCCTTGGCGGATACAGAGCAAGTTTATATAATGCCTTACCGATTGAAAGTGTACAGGTTTTGGTGGATGTCATGAAATCAATTAAATAA
- a CDS encoding M28 family peptidase: MKKIFIILPLFLSGFLFSQKKPQKKPVKKATTAKFNYHDEFKKISDEVMGNGTAYENLGELTKGIGPRFSATPGYAKATEWAEKKLKEAGAQNIWKQDVKVPVWIRGKESLQIKTGNGDWKNIRMLSFGNSEGTGGKDLTAEIILINDITELNALTSLQLKDKIVFVNMPLDPKVISTVDSYLATAKSRLLSASVIGKRGAKGLIIRSLTTASDDTPHAKMIYYEPDDKVRIPAVTIGVKSADELEKLLKKQKVTAKLNMSAELKGEAVNQNIIGEIPGNKDAKVIVLGAQLDSWDFAEGAHDDGSGVVQCIEVLRALKALGFTNNHTIRVVLYANSENGGQGREMYASYVKKKDEKHIFALGTDSGGYSPRGFSLDMPSQRRRQIFEWKNYFLPYGIYDFDQTYAIQDISPLKKMDIPLAEIVVDTQRYFDYHHSVEDTFDKVNKRELLLGATAMTQLIFMIDKNW; this comes from the coding sequence ATGAAAAAAATCTTCATTATACTTCCACTCTTTTTGAGTGGATTTTTATTTTCTCAAAAAAAGCCACAGAAAAAGCCTGTAAAAAAGGCAACTACGGCAAAATTCAACTACCACGATGAATTCAAAAAGATCTCAGACGAGGTCATGGGCAATGGTACGGCCTACGAAAACCTGGGAGAACTCACCAAAGGCATCGGCCCCCGATTCAGCGCAACTCCGGGGTACGCGAAAGCGACTGAATGGGCTGAAAAGAAGCTTAAAGAAGCCGGTGCACAGAATATCTGGAAACAGGATGTCAAAGTTCCGGTATGGATCAGAGGAAAAGAATCTCTACAGATCAAAACAGGTAATGGAGATTGGAAAAATATCAGAATGCTTTCTTTTGGAAATTCAGAAGGAACCGGAGGTAAAGATCTTACTGCTGAAATTATACTGATTAATGACATCACGGAGCTTAACGCTTTGACTTCTTTACAATTAAAGGATAAAATTGTTTTCGTCAATATGCCCCTCGACCCAAAGGTTATCAGTACGGTTGATTCATATCTTGCTACGGCAAAATCAAGACTTTTATCAGCTTCAGTAATTGGAAAAAGAGGTGCAAAAGGCCTGATCATCAGATCCCTGACTACGGCTTCAGATGACACACCTCATGCTAAAATGATCTATTACGAACCGGACGACAAGGTTAGAATTCCCGCTGTAACCATCGGTGTAAAATCTGCTGACGAATTGGAAAAGCTCCTTAAAAAACAAAAAGTAACGGCAAAACTGAATATGTCCGCTGAATTAAAAGGTGAAGCTGTCAATCAGAATATTATCGGCGAGATTCCCGGAAATAAGGATGCTAAAGTCATTGTTCTGGGAGCACAGCTTGATTCCTGGGATTTTGCAGAAGGCGCTCACGATGATGGCTCCGGAGTGGTACAGTGTATTGAAGTCTTAAGAGCTTTAAAAGCCCTTGGTTTTACGAATAACCATACAATAAGGGTTGTTCTGTATGCCAACAGTGAAAACGGCGGTCAGGGACGTGAAATGTACGCCTCTTATGTAAAAAAGAAAGACGAGAAACATATTTTTGCTTTAGGAACGGATTCCGGAGGTTATTCTCCGAGAGGATTTTCATTGGACATGCCCTCTCAAAGGAGAAGACAGATCTTCGAGTGGAAAAACTACTTCCTGCCTTACGGAATCTATGATTTTGACCAAACCTACGCCATACAGGATATTTCACCCTTAAAAAAAATGGATATTCCCCTGGCAGAGATTGTTGTCGATACACAGCGTTATTTTGACTATCATCATTCAGTGGAAGACACCTTTGATAAAGTTAATAAAAGAGAGCTGCTGCTGGGTGCTACAGCAATGACCCAGCTGATTTTTATGATCGATAAAAACTGGTAA
- a CDS encoding M20/M25/M40 family metallo-hydrolase: MKKIIGTSLLFLGMAAFGQSKEDSIQFSKISTEILNNGKGYTELRDLSKNIGHRLSGSEAYEKAVKWAEQKLRDAGADKVWLQEVMVPVWTRGKESFQIKTSDGKWKNLKMLSLGNSEGTGGKDIAGEIIIVKSMEEYDKLPADQVKDKIVFFNYPFSQSFVETFKGYSDAAKYRVNAASLTAKKGGKFAIIRSLSSAFDDVPHTGGMRYEDKVSKIPAIAIGNTTADELEALLKTQKVTAKLNSNCGMKGEKLSHSVIGEITGKKDQSVIVVGGHLDSWDVGEGAHDDGAGIVQSIEVLRTFKKLGIKNNHTIRVVCFANEENGVKGGIQYGKTAKEKNEKHIFAIESDAGGFTPRGIALEMNDEKRNQIKTWAGLFFPYGVYNFEGKYSGTDIYPLHDMGVPTAELVPDSQRYFDIHHTEEDTFEKVNRRELLLGATAMTQIIYMIDKNW; encoded by the coding sequence ATGAAAAAGATAATTGGAACTTCATTATTATTCTTAGGCATGGCTGCTTTTGGTCAGTCTAAAGAAGATTCTATACAGTTCAGTAAGATTTCTACAGAAATACTGAACAATGGCAAAGGATATACAGAGCTTAGGGATTTAAGCAAAAATATAGGCCACCGTCTCAGTGGCTCGGAAGCTTATGAGAAAGCCGTAAAATGGGCAGAACAGAAGCTTCGTGATGCCGGTGCAGACAAGGTATGGCTTCAGGAAGTAATGGTCCCGGTATGGACCAGAGGAAAAGAGTCTTTTCAGATCAAAACCTCTGACGGAAAATGGAAAAATCTGAAAATGCTTTCCCTTGGAAACTCTGAAGGAACAGGCGGAAAAGACATTGCCGGTGAGATCATCATCGTAAAATCTATGGAAGAATATGACAAGCTTCCTGCTGATCAAGTAAAGGATAAGATTGTATTCTTTAACTACCCTTTCAGTCAGTCTTTTGTAGAAACTTTTAAAGGCTATAGCGATGCTGCAAAATACAGAGTAAACGCAGCTTCACTGACCGCTAAAAAAGGCGGAAAGTTTGCTATTATCAGATCTCTGTCTTCCGCTTTTGACGACGTTCCGCATACAGGAGGAATGCGCTATGAAGATAAAGTTTCAAAAATTCCTGCCATAGCCATCGGAAATACTACCGCGGACGAGCTGGAAGCCCTTCTTAAAACTCAGAAAGTGACCGCAAAGCTGAATTCAAACTGTGGTATGAAAGGCGAAAAGCTTTCCCATTCTGTCATCGGTGAGATTACGGGTAAAAAAGACCAGAGCGTGATTGTAGTCGGAGGACATCTTGATTCGTGGGATGTGGGCGAAGGTGCTCATGATGACGGGGCCGGAATAGTACAGAGTATTGAAGTCCTGAGAACGTTTAAAAAGCTGGGAATTAAAAATAATCACACCATCAGAGTCGTTTGCTTTGCCAATGAAGAAAACGGCGTAAAAGGAGGTATTCAATACGGAAAAACAGCCAAAGAAAAGAACGAGAAACATATTTTTGCCATAGAATCGGATGCGGGAGGTTTTACACCAAGAGGTATTGCGCTGGAAATGAATGATGAAAAGAGAAATCAGATTAAGACTTGGGCTGGTTTATTTTTCCCCTATGGCGTTTATAATTTTGAAGGTAAATATTCGGGAACAGATATTTATCCTCTTCACGATATGGGAGTTCCCACGGCAGAACTGGTTCCTGATTCCCAAAGGTATTTTGATATCCATCATACGGAAGAAGATACTTTTGAGAAAGTGAACAGAAGAGAGCTTCTTTTGGGTGCTACCGCTATGACCCAGATTATTTATATGATTGATAAAAACTGGTAG
- a CDS encoding M28 family peptidase: MKKTVTLSLLMLSMAFSGQSKEDSIQFSKISTEILNNGKGYLELKDLTKNIGNRLSGTEAYEKSVKWAEQKLREAGADKVWLQEVMIPVWVRGKESLLIKTADGQWKKLKMLSLGNSEGTGGKDVSGEIIMVKSLEEYDRLPADQVKDKIVFFNNPFNQSHVQTFIAYREAGAYRRSAANLTAKKGGKFAIVRSLSSAFDDVPHTGNMRYDDDISKVPAVTIGNTTADELEALLKNRKVTAKLNSNCGMKGEKLSHSVIGEITGKKDQSVIVVGGHLDSWDVGEGAHDDGAGIVQSIEVLRTFKKLGIQNNHTIRAVCFANEENGTKGGKQYGKIAKDSNEKHLFAIESDAGGFSPRGISLEMNDKNRKQIQSWVSLFLPYGVYNFEGKYSGSDIAPLHEMGVPTAELVPDPQRYFDIHHTEEDTFEKVNRRELLLGAAVMTQLIYMIDKNW, from the coding sequence ATGAAAAAAACCGTTACCCTTTCGCTTTTGATGTTAAGTATGGCTTTTTCCGGACAGTCTAAAGAAGATTCTATACAGTTCAGTAAAATTTCTACGGAAATACTGAATAACGGTAAAGGTTATCTTGAACTTAAAGATCTCACAAAAAATATCGGAAACCGTCTCAGTGGTACCGAAGCTTATGAAAAATCGGTAAAATGGGCGGAACAAAAACTCCGTGAAGCTGGTGCCGACAAAGTATGGCTTCAGGAAGTGATGATTCCGGTTTGGGTCAGAGGAAAAGAATCTCTGCTCATCAAAACAGCAGATGGCCAATGGAAAAAACTGAAAATGCTTTCTCTGGGAAATTCCGAAGGAACAGGTGGAAAAGATGTATCGGGTGAGATTATCATGGTGAAATCCCTGGAGGAATATGACAGACTTCCCGCAGATCAAGTAAAGGATAAGATCGTCTTCTTTAACAACCCTTTTAATCAGTCACATGTACAAACTTTTATTGCGTATCGGGAAGCCGGAGCTTACCGACGTTCGGCTGCTAATTTAACTGCTAAAAAAGGAGGTAAATTTGCAATCGTCAGATCACTGTCTTCAGCGTTTGATGATGTTCCTCATACCGGAAATATGCGTTATGATGATGATATTTCCAAAGTCCCGGCAGTGACTATCGGAAACACCACTGCAGATGAACTGGAAGCACTATTAAAAAATAGAAAAGTCACCGCAAAACTCAATTCCAATTGTGGAATGAAAGGCGAGAAGCTCTCCCACTCTGTTATTGGTGAGATTACAGGTAAAAAAGACCAGAGCGTTATTGTAGTCGGAGGACATCTTGATTCCTGGGACGTAGGTGAAGGTGCCCATGATGACGGAGCCGGGATAGTACAGAGTATTGAAGTTTTGAGAACGTTTAAAAAATTAGGAATACAAAATAACCATACCATCAGAGCGGTATGTTTCGCTAATGAAGAAAATGGAACTAAGGGCGGAAAACAATACGGAAAAATAGCAAAAGACAGCAATGAAAAACATCTTTTTGCGATAGAATCTGATGCAGGCGGCTTTTCTCCAAGAGGAATTTCCCTGGAAATGAACGATAAAAACAGAAAGCAGATCCAAAGTTGGGTAAGTCTTTTCCTTCCTTACGGAGTTTATAATTTTGAAGGAAAGTATTCAGGATCAGATATTGCTCCCTTGCATGAAATGGGGGTTCCCACGGCAGAGCTGGTTCCTGATCCACAACGTTATTTTGATATCCACCACACCGAAGAAGACACTTTTGAAAAAGTCAACCGCAGAGAGCTCCTTCTGGGTGCTGCAGTGATGACACAACTTATTTATATGATCGATAAAAACTGGTAA
- a CDS encoding retropepsin-like aspartic protease produces MKKILYTLLILSTATFSAQGKKFFKSGEVQLQNPVEKINLKFANDLPFVQVSINGKSYNFLFDTGAPTVISTAVYTELGLEEKHKSKVKDSQKNKHEQIFTILPEMTVDKAVFKDVGAIVMDFSVSELSCFRIDGILGANQMAKLFWKVNYSENSMEVSKDLTQFNLTDYDVVIPFSPRPQKTPIVETNLQGKKIELTFDTGFSGRIKITDNAYNAQKALKSIEVYGTSSVGAYGAGKPAPGYIFRTAALPLGNRSFSNEIIATGNASLIGNDFFKNFIFILDWSGNKIYMKRIKNEPAKLESFGFGYRFIDAKPTVAFVFQEENFPLKVGDAIISINNVILDNLDKEGACHYFLNKVESGQNAINVKIRRDGKEMEVKLEKKEFLGV; encoded by the coding sequence ATGAAAAAAATCCTCTACACCCTCCTCATACTCTCCACGGCCACTTTTTCCGCCCAAGGCAAGAAATTCTTCAAAAGCGGAGAAGTACAATTGCAAAATCCGGTAGAGAAGATTAATTTGAAATTTGCCAATGATCTGCCTTTTGTGCAGGTGAGCATTAACGGTAAATCATATAATTTTCTATTTGATACAGGCGCACCTACGGTAATTTCTACTGCGGTATATACTGAGCTGGGATTAGAGGAAAAGCATAAAAGCAAGGTAAAGGATTCACAGAAGAATAAACATGAACAGATTTTTACCATTCTGCCGGAAATGACTGTTGATAAAGCCGTTTTCAAAGATGTAGGAGCAATTGTAATGGATTTCAGTGTTTCTGAACTCAGCTGTTTCAGGATTGATGGAATTTTGGGAGCCAACCAGATGGCAAAACTATTCTGGAAAGTCAATTATTCAGAAAATTCAATGGAAGTCTCAAAAGATCTGACACAATTTAACCTCACGGATTATGATGTGGTGATTCCTTTCAGCCCAAGACCACAGAAAACGCCTATTGTAGAAACCAATCTGCAGGGCAAAAAAATAGAACTCACCTTCGATACCGGTTTTTCCGGAAGGATAAAGATCACAGACAACGCCTATAATGCTCAAAAAGCATTAAAGAGTATAGAAGTCTATGGAACGAGTTCTGTCGGCGCGTACGGGGCTGGAAAGCCTGCGCCGGGCTATATTTTCAGGACGGCAGCTCTGCCATTGGGAAACAGAAGTTTTTCAAATGAAATCATTGCTACCGGAAATGCCAGCCTGATCGGAAACGATTTCTTTAAAAACTTTATTTTTATCCTCGACTGGTCCGGAAATAAAATCTACATGAAGCGTATCAAAAATGAACCTGCAAAGTTGGAATCTTTCGGTTTTGGGTACCGTTTTATAGATGCAAAACCAACGGTTGCGTTCGTATTCCAGGAAGAAAATTTCCCACTGAAAGTAGGAGATGCTATCATCAGCATCAACAATGTCATCCTTGATAATCTGGACAAAGAAGGAGCCTGTCATTATTTTCTCAATAAAGTAGAGAGCGGGCAGAATGCAATCAACGTGAAAATAAGGAGAGACGGGAAGGAGATGGAGGTGAAGCTTGAGAAGAAAGAGTTTCTGGGAGTTTAG